The following are encoded together in the Pseudoalteromonas shioyasakiensis genome:
- a CDS encoding DUF4097 family beta strand repeat-containing protein → MKLLALTLGLLPLMAMAGQTINEQIDVPANKRIFIENQRGDVRIEGWDKPQLKIEGELDDKAQGYRLEVEGSRVEFIVKMPRNLGGWNSGDGSRLTIYMPKSSELEFAGVNVTVSAKELEAGAEIDTVNGDITVQDISGNMSFETVNGDVNAHDLNGDIRFETVNGEINDKNSQGALRFTAVNGDIKSKTKAQDVRLENVNGDIDFAFDAIKKLRINTVNGEAEVHINKLLADANIRFESVSGDAEFYFPADVSATFEIEAHANGKIVNELSDDRATKAKYGPSSDLEFSINGGDADIEMDTISGRIELRKQK, encoded by the coding sequence ATGAAATTACTAGCCTTAACTTTAGGATTACTGCCACTGATGGCAATGGCAGGACAAACCATTAATGAACAAATTGATGTACCTGCGAATAAACGCATTTTTATTGAAAACCAACGTGGTGATGTACGCATTGAAGGGTGGGATAAACCACAACTTAAAATCGAAGGTGAGCTTGACGATAAAGCACAAGGCTATCGTTTAGAGGTAGAAGGTAGCCGTGTTGAATTTATCGTAAAAATGCCGCGTAACTTAGGTGGCTGGAATAGCGGTGACGGCTCTCGATTAACCATTTACATGCCAAAAAGCAGTGAGCTTGAATTTGCTGGGGTGAATGTAACCGTTAGTGCTAAAGAGCTTGAAGCAGGCGCAGAGATTGATACCGTCAACGGTGATATCACAGTGCAAGATATTAGCGGCAACATGAGCTTTGAAACGGTCAATGGCGATGTAAATGCCCACGACTTAAACGGTGATATTCGCTTTGAAACAGTCAATGGTGAAATTAACGATAAAAACTCGCAAGGTGCTTTACGCTTTACCGCAGTGAATGGCGACATTAAGTCAAAAACCAAAGCACAAGATGTTCGCCTTGAAAACGTAAACGGTGATATCGACTTTGCTTTTGATGCAATTAAAAAGCTGCGCATCAATACCGTAAATGGTGAAGCAGAAGTTCACATCAACAAGTTACTAGCAGATGCCAATATTCGTTTTGAATCAGTCAGTGGTGATGCAGAATTTTACTTCCCTGCAGATGTATCGGCAACGTTTGAAATTGAAGCTCACGCTAACGGTAAAATCGTTAATGAGCTTAGTGATGACAGAGCAACGAAGGCGAAATACGGCCCATCTAGCGACTTAGAATTTAGTATTAACGGTGGGGATGCTGATATCGAAATGGATACGATTAGCGGACGCATTGAACTTCGTAAACAGAAATAG
- a CDS encoding RNA polymerase sigma factor, with the protein MLIDAEQAFAQQSEHALIERVKSGDQAAYATLYELHVKRVYSLCLRLLADKEHAEDATQEVFVQLWHKIANFDGRSQFSTWLHSVTSNIAISYIRKHKSWFQKVVSFEQSGMDEQSAADCDGFNGLDKLVLRLPERARMVFVLHAIEGYRHEEIASMLDMAVGSSKSQFHRARQLLKEWYENE; encoded by the coding sequence ATGTTGATAGATGCAGAACAAGCGTTCGCCCAGCAAAGTGAGCATGCCTTGATAGAGCGCGTAAAAAGCGGTGATCAAGCTGCCTATGCAACACTTTATGAGTTGCATGTGAAGCGGGTTTATAGCCTTTGTTTGCGATTGCTTGCAGACAAAGAGCACGCCGAAGATGCAACACAAGAAGTGTTTGTACAGTTGTGGCATAAAATCGCTAACTTTGATGGACGCTCACAATTTTCGACTTGGTTACATAGTGTTACCAGCAATATTGCGATTAGCTACATTCGCAAACATAAAAGCTGGTTTCAAAAAGTAGTGAGTTTTGAACAAAGCGGTATGGATGAACAAAGCGCCGCAGATTGCGACGGCTTTAACGGCCTCGACAAATTAGTACTGAGACTACCTGAGCGAGCACGTATGGTGTTTGTACTTCATGCAATTGAAGGTTATCGCCACGAAGAGATAGCAAGCATGCTTGATATGGCGGTCGGTTCAAGTAAATCGCAATTTCACCGTGCAAGGCAGTTATTAAAAGAGTGGTATGAAAATGAGTAA
- a CDS encoding DUF7305 domain-containing protein: MYNKQNGFTLITVLILTSMASIVVLSSLRENIVQERLSGNFQKKLNSRLLAEKGVFEQAKLLQQTLNDEGVLAVEDLISKTSNASGSGVIADDAIFNASLSQNAAGELEIASLGQRFDGDAQSNLVARFAVQGAKGSSIFTNAMVGCKGVNLSGSGSIDSYDSSKGTYEETKSNDGDVSTITGDSDVVLSGHSPIKGDVKATGVIYLNGSSPIIGNIHSNTGVYISPGSGLRVDGNVYTRGYYTHRGGTVSGVVRANGDAKMQWSTFITNSQDEALDIMYGGSGDFKDTYNNQQDGVHYSDSKFNVNPNVEPITVADPTAPDYDPTNPDTSCDPLILPEKMTDITDQVSSYSSVSIGPTQQFKLNTERGFFSSGGSQVILPSLADVFLFNSKAQNQANGSNSKEYIFALDRLKMTSDGKMEVSGGDVILLIDGDFSMEGDTSLTIKKDSSLTVLLTGKVNIGAGAKVITEQEGLTTSGHPSLSFYSSFNGVNGVQFSGAANLYAAIYAPLTTVKLSGSGELFGSVRGSTITASGGSGAHYDAGLLQVQNGGSPASSARIVFLGWSYKTTETTEEESEASPGE, translated from the coding sequence GTGTATAACAAGCAAAATGGTTTCACCCTAATTACAGTGTTGATCTTAACCAGTATGGCCAGCATTGTGGTGCTTAGTTCGCTGCGTGAAAACATTGTTCAAGAGCGCTTAAGTGGTAACTTTCAAAAGAAATTAAACAGCCGCTTATTGGCAGAAAAAGGTGTGTTTGAACAAGCTAAGTTATTGCAACAAACCTTGAATGACGAAGGTGTATTAGCGGTTGAAGATTTGATCAGTAAAACCAGTAACGCATCGGGCTCTGGTGTTATCGCTGATGATGCCATTTTTAATGCCAGTTTAAGTCAAAATGCTGCCGGTGAGCTTGAAATTGCAAGCTTAGGGCAACGATTTGATGGTGACGCACAAAGTAACTTAGTCGCCCGTTTTGCAGTACAAGGCGCGAAAGGCAGCTCTATTTTCACTAATGCGATGGTGGGCTGTAAAGGGGTTAACTTGTCGGGTAGTGGCAGTATCGATAGTTACGATTCGAGCAAAGGCACCTATGAAGAAACCAAATCTAATGATGGTGATGTTTCAACGATTACTGGTGATTCAGATGTGGTGCTATCGGGCCATTCACCGATAAAAGGCGATGTAAAAGCAACCGGGGTTATCTACTTAAATGGTTCATCACCAATTATTGGTAATATCCATTCAAATACCGGCGTTTATATTTCTCCTGGCAGTGGTTTACGTGTTGACGGTAATGTCTATACCCGAGGTTATTATACCCATCGCGGCGGAACTGTTTCGGGGGTTGTGCGAGCGAATGGTGATGCAAAAATGCAGTGGTCAACATTCATCACTAATAGCCAAGACGAAGCGTTGGATATTATGTATGGCGGCTCAGGCGATTTTAAAGACACCTACAATAATCAACAAGATGGTGTGCACTACAGTGATAGCAAGTTTAACGTAAACCCGAATGTTGAGCCTATAACCGTTGCTGACCCAACCGCGCCCGATTATGACCCTACAAATCCAGACACCAGCTGCGACCCGTTAATTTTGCCAGAGAAAATGACAGACATCACAGACCAAGTGAGCAGTTATAGTTCTGTTTCGATTGGTCCTACGCAACAATTTAAACTTAATACTGAAAGGGGCTTTTTTAGTAGCGGTGGTAGCCAAGTTATTTTGCCAAGCCTTGCCGATGTTTTCTTGTTTAACTCTAAAGCGCAAAACCAAGCTAATGGCAGTAACAGTAAAGAGTATATCTTTGCACTTGATAGGCTCAAAATGACCAGTGACGGCAAAATGGAAGTTTCTGGTGGTGATGTTATTTTACTGATTGATGGCGACTTTTCGATGGAAGGGGATACCAGTTTAACAATCAAAAAAGACAGCAGCTTAACAGTGTTATTAACCGGAAAAGTAAATATTGGTGCAGGAGCAAAAGTCATTACTGAGCAGGAAGGATTAACCACCAGTGGCCATCCGTCGTTATCATTTTATTCATCATTTAATGGTGTAAATGGTGTGCAATTTAGTGGTGCTGCGAATTTATATGCGGCTATTTATGCACCTTTGACAACAGTGAAGCTATCGGGCAGTGGCGAGCTGTTTGGTAGTGTACGTGGCTCAACAATTACTGCATCAGGGGGCAGTGGTGCTCACTATGATGCAGGTTTATTACAAGTACAAAATGGTGGCTCGCCTGCTTCTTCGGCACGCATCGTATTTTTAGGTTGGAGCTACAAAACCACAGAAACAACTGAAGAAGAAAGCGAAGCATCACCTGGAGAATAA
- a CDS encoding prepilin-type N-terminal cleavage/methylation domain-containing protein, translating to MNKRVQGFTLVELMVALAAGAFLLAGVSLSYSAIKSTIEVSKELENAQEVIRYTSKVFNRSIKQTQLTPIISADKSTITITQPSGVIACDGSATTAQVVEVYSLNGGNLMCSLDGAASERLLTGIETLSFDITGELVTVTVKPNDLPAQFGNGINIDIALTNAILVKAYGAGSV from the coding sequence ATGAATAAACGCGTTCAGGGTTTTACCTTAGTAGAATTGATGGTGGCATTGGCAGCTGGCGCGTTTTTATTAGCGGGAGTAAGCTTGTCTTACTCAGCGATTAAAAGCACGATTGAAGTGAGTAAAGAGCTTGAAAACGCGCAAGAAGTAATTCGCTATACCAGTAAAGTATTCAACCGCAGCATAAAGCAAACACAACTAACACCGATCATCAGTGCAGATAAAAGCACGATTACTATTACTCAGCCTAGCGGGGTCATTGCCTGTGATGGCTCTGCGACAACTGCGCAGGTGGTTGAAGTATATAGCTTAAATGGTGGCAACTTAATGTGTTCACTCGATGGTGCTGCCTCAGAGCGATTACTGACAGGTATCGAAACTTTGTCATTTGATATCACCGGGGAGCTTGTAACCGTTACTGTAAAGCCAAATGATTTACCTGCTCAATTTGGCAATGGCATTAATATTGATATTGCCTTAACCAATGCAATATTAGTCAAAGCATACGGAGCTGGCAGTGTATAA
- a CDS encoding type IV pilus modification PilV family protein has product MNKQAGFSLLEVMISVVIAGIALLGLAAAQLKSLQYATNSFNYTVSLIQGQNTIERLWPRICEIQKTNTTLFQDATFRASLAPQVSDYQLTIPATYSDDMQVNVAWVDKRMTDNAENQISLNASFPDLTAVCS; this is encoded by the coding sequence ATGAATAAGCAGGCAGGCTTTTCATTATTAGAAGTGATGATTTCAGTGGTGATTGCTGGCATTGCATTACTGGGGTTGGCGGCAGCGCAGCTGAAATCGCTGCAATATGCAACCAATAGCTTTAATTACACCGTGTCACTTATTCAAGGGCAAAATACCATTGAGCGTTTGTGGCCGCGTATTTGTGAAATTCAAAAAACCAATACCACACTTTTTCAAGACGCGACATTTAGAGCTTCGCTCGCGCCACAAGTCAGTGATTATCAGCTGACGATCCCAGCTACTTACAGTGATGATATGCAAGTGAATGTGGCTTGGGTCGATAAGCGCATGACAGACAATGCAGAAAATCAAATTAGTCTAAATGCCAGTTTCCCTGATTTAACGGCGGTGTGCTCATGA
- a CDS encoding GspH/FimT family pseudopilin, protein MRRIAGFTLIELMVVLSVIGIMAALAFPSFSQQILQDRVVTTANQLNSAYKFARSEAVKRDKPINLVVSNNSWQVTFNEGGVDTVLKEFSVTKSGVTVNLVALAITASGEVDKQAEILVKDEHTNTTDYVMCVLKSGQNWLVENSQRGCA, encoded by the coding sequence TTGCGTCGAATTGCAGGGTTTACCTTAATTGAGTTAATGGTTGTGCTGAGTGTTATTGGCATTATGGCAGCCCTTGCTTTTCCGTCTTTTAGTCAGCAAATTTTGCAAGATCGCGTGGTAACAACTGCAAATCAATTAAATAGCGCCTATAAATTTGCACGTAGTGAAGCGGTCAAACGCGACAAACCTATTAACCTAGTTGTCAGTAATAATAGTTGGCAAGTGACCTTCAACGAGGGCGGGGTAGACACGGTTTTAAAAGAATTTTCGGTCACAAAAAGCGGTGTTACCGTCAACTTAGTCGCATTGGCCATTACTGCCAGTGGCGAAGTTGATAAACAAGCTGAAATTCTAGTTAAAGATGAGCATACAAATACCACAGATTACGTGATGTGTGTGCTTAAAAGTGGCCAAAACTGGTTAGTAGAAAATTCACAGCGAGGATGTGCATGA